The following are encoded together in the Vigna unguiculata cultivar IT97K-499-35 chromosome 2, ASM411807v1, whole genome shotgun sequence genome:
- the LOC114166477 gene encoding uncharacterized protein LOC114166477 isoform X4 has protein sequence MGFEDGAKKEVEKVIGVKKSKGFPLGGSGTSLASMESLSMPQVQELVLSADMQCEKCQRRVSDIIAKMNGNVNTEEENKSKHEF, from the exons ATGGGTTTTGAAGATGGTGCTAAAAAGGAGGTTGAAAAAGTTATTGGTGTGAAAAAATCAAAGGGTTTTCCTCTTGGTGGGAGTGGAACTAGTCTAGCTTCTATGGAGTCCTTGTCCATGCCTCAG GTTCAAGAGCTTGTTCTCTCTGCAGACATGCAATGTGAAAAGTGCCAGAGAAGGGTTTCTGATATTATTGCAAAAATGAATG GTAATGTGAATACAGAGGAAGAGAATAAAAGCAAGCATGAATTTTGA
- the LOC114168490 gene encoding uncharacterized protein LOC114168490, translating to MERVASWAGTTSCEKSVYVSWEEVLVSSDKGRREVHYLLKRRGGAADLAVVGKEKTLRHMSYRYAIRNPSLGPYVKLKSRREVVDWLDAVVSDSSSGDAVVVRKHGCESESGALKDTQLQKMQNCTKEFSWIGFPWTCRKRRKHYQAYKRNGFQISVHDFVFVLAEENKRLVAYLEDLYEDSRGNKMVVVRWFHKIDEVGIVLPHSFSDREVFFSLYLQDLSIECIDGLAFVLSPQHYEKFRNEARRTHLEPFVCIHQFDNDDVKPFDITQIKGYWKQEILRYMYTQLDSKCSGSSGQSDDALEPDENHMSTISIRPKKRLRLAKDDAKDAIDLTALKLENLNNIKNNAKISSGNNSLKRVGHRNMTATIKGKNEHCSQHLLVGSQVEVLSQDSGMRGCWFTASVVKRHKYKVKVQYRDIQDAVDETKKLEEWVLASRISVPDSLGLRMHGRTIVRPAPLSDKRELSWVGDVGSVVDAWWHDGWWEGLVVQRDSEANYHVYFPGENVVSVFGSGNLRQAQDWVGNEWVNVRERPDLVASVLSSLKTPQNSSKSNENKSIAASTRDGIQPKPSDNCLNSDRDRPKTPVMVSDLLKDDVLLQLRWTTTRKRRRGSTSYQKPRCPESHRKRSPKVLKSNAPDSFVIPASLKVDHDDCKYAGGDPSIFTSSVVPSLTSMVMCR from the exons ATGGAGAGAGTGGCGTCTTGGGCCGGAACGACGTCGTGCGAGAAGAGCGTGTACGTGAGCTGGGAGGAGGTGCTGGTATCGAGCGACAAGGGGAGGAGGGAGGTTCACTACCTGCTGAAACGACGCGGCGGTGCGGCGGATCTGGCCGTCGTCGGAAAGGAAAAAACCCTAAGACACATGTCCTATCGCTACGCTATTCGAAACCCGTCGTTGGGGCCTTACGTCAAGCTCAAATCGAGAAGAGAGGTTGTGGATTGGCTGGACGCGGTTGTTTCAG ATTCGTCTTCTGGGGATGCGGTTGTGGTGAGAAAACATGGCTGTGAATCTGAAAGTGGAGCCTTGAAG GATACTCAATTGCAGAAAATGCAGAATTGTACGAAGGAGTTTTCATGGATAGGATTTCCATGGACATGTAGGAAAAGAAGAAAGCACTATCAGGCCTATAAGAGGAATGGTTTTCAGATATCC GTTCATGATTTTGTATTTGTTCTGGCAGAAGAGAACAAGCGTCTAGTTGCCTACTTGGAAGACCTGTATGAGGATTCCAGAGGCAACAAGATGGTTGTGGTGCGCTGGTTTCACAAAATTGATGAGGTTGGTATTGTTTTGCCTCACAGTTTTAGTGACAGAGaggttttcttttctctttatcttCAAGATCTGAGTATTGAATGCATAGATGGATTGGCTTTCGTCCTCAGTCCACAACACTACGAAAAGTTTCGGAATGAGGCCCGACGAACCCACTTGGAACCATTCGTGTGCATCCACCAGTTTGATAATGATGATGTGAAACCCTTTGATATAACTCAAATTAAGGGTTATTGGAAACAAGAAATACTCAGGTACATGTATACCCAATTAGACTCAAAGTGTAGTGGGAGTTCTGGGCAATCTGATGATGCTCTGGAACCGGATGAAAATCATATGTCAACTATTTCGATCAGACCTAAGAAGAGGCTGCGCCTTGCCAAAGATGATGCCAAAGATGCAATTGATTTAACTGCCCTTAAATTGGAAAATCTGAATAACATTAAGAATAATGCAAAAATCAGTTCTGGAAACAATTCCTTGAAGCGGGTCGGGCACAGAAACATGACAGCAACCATTAAAGGGAAGAATGAACATTGTTCACAGCATTTACTTGTAGGTTCCCAAGTTGAGGTCCTTTCTCAAGACAGTGGGATGAGAGGATGTTGGTTTACAGCTTCTGTTGTCAAGAGACACAAATACAAAGTCAAGGTGCAATATCGAGACATTCAAGATGCGGTTGATGAAACCAAGAAGCTTGAG GAATGGGTTCTAGCTTCCAGAATTTCAGTGCCTGATAGTCTGGGTCTTCGAATGCATGGGAGGACCATAGTCCGGCCAGCACCATTGTCCGACAAACGTGAATTATCCTGGGTTGGTGATGTTGGTTCCGTTGTTGATGCCTGGTGGCATGATGGATGGTGGGAAGGATTAGTTGTTcaaagggactccgaagctaaTTATCATGTTTATTTCCCAG GGGAAAATGTGGTGTCAGTATTTGGTTCTGGTAACTTAAGACAGGCTCAAGATTGGGTTGGGAATGAGTGGGTGAATGTGAGGGAAAGGCCTGATCTGGTGGCGTCTGTTTTATCAAGCTTGAAAACACCACAAAACTCGTCCAAATCCAATGAAAACAAATCAATCGCAGCATCGACTAGAGATGGAATACAACCTAAGCCATCAGATAATTGCTTGAATTCTGATAGGGATAGACCGAAAACCCCCGTAATGGTTTCAGACCTTTTGAAGGATGATGTGCTATTGCAGTTAAGGTGGACGACCACCAGAAAGAGGAGACGTGGTAGTACCTCTTATCAGAAGCCACGGTGCCCTGAAAGCCATCGGAAAAGGTCGCCAAAGGTTCTGAAATCAAATGCTCCTGACAGTTTTGTGATCCCAGCATCTTTGAAAGTTGATCATGATGACTGCAAGTATGCAGGAGGGGATCCTTCCATTTTCACTTCTTCAGTTGTGCCTTCTTTGACTAGCATGGTTATGTGTAGGTGA